The Methanobrevibacter arboriphilus JCM 13429 = DSM 1125 region ACAGAATTTTGACCAGCAGAAATACCAAATATATTTATGTCATTTTTAGCTAAAATTGTGGTTATTTTTGAAAGCAAACCTGGTTTTTTAAGCATACCATCACCAACAATAGCTACAACAGATATTGGTTCAGGATATAAAATAGTAGTCTTCATCATTTCTCCCTCATAAGGACCTACAATAGTAGTTCCAGGATTAGAAAGATCACCATACTCATGACTTATAATTTTTGCATTAATCAAAGGATCCTTATATTTCAAAGCATGTGGATGAAGTACTTGAGCTCCATGAGTAGCTAAATCTCTCATTTCCTCTACAGATATCTTATCAAGCTTTTTAGCTTTTTGGATTTTATTTGGATCGGTGGACATTACACCATCCACATCAGTGACAATTATTACCTCATCAGCATTTAAAGAATGCCCTAAAAGAAAAGCTGTAATATCACTTCCACCACGACCAAGAGTAGTTATTTCACCATCAGGCCCTTTACCTAAAAATCCACAAACAACAGGAATTATTCCTTGATCTAATATTCTATTCAATTCTTTACTCATAAGTTCTGAAGCTTTAAAATCAATTTTAGCTTCAAGAACCTTATTATTAGTTAAAAGAGGCCATTCATCTGAATAAGGATCAATATATTCAGATTTAACACCTAAAGATTCAATTACAGAAGACATTACTCTTACACTAGTCATTTCACCCATAGATAATATCTCTGCCATTTGTTTATCAGTAACATTAGAATCCACAGAATCTTTAACAATCTTTATAAGGTTGTCAGTTGTCTTATTAATTGCAGATACCACTACAACTACCTTATTTCCTTTCATATATTCATTAACAACTGATTGGGCTGCTTTTCTTATTTTTTTTCCATTACCTATCGAAGTTCCTCCGAACTTAGCTATTTTTAGTTCCACTAGCTTCACAACCTTCTATTTCTAATTTATAACATACCTATGAATATTTTTATAAACATTATTAACTTATAATCAATATTAATTTTTTATAATAAACATAATTATAATAATTCTTATTAATAAATTTAGCTATTGTATAATAATCAATTGATAAAGAATTAAAATTATGAAGAATATTTTATACAATTATAAAGATAGAATCTAATAATTCTGAAAATGAAATTTAAAAAAAAGATTACTAAAAATAAAAATGAAAAAATTAAATCTATAAAAAAATTAAATTTATAAAATACTTACAAAAATATTATTAGCTATATTTCCTGGAAGCTCTATGTCTGTTCCATTAACAGAAATATTCAAAGAGGATTTATTTTCATCTATTTCATTGAGTTTAACTTGAGTTCCAATAGCTATACCTAGTGACATTAGATTCTTTAAAACATCAGAATTGCCTCTAATAAATGAAACTTCAGCTTTTTCATTAGTATAAAGATCTACAATAGAAATTAAGTTAGATTTTCTCACACCAATTTCTTCAATGTCTTTTTCTTCATTTACACAATCTTGACAAGAGCTAAAATCAAAATCACATGGAGGAATTGGTTTTTCATCTGGACAAAAATCAGGATGTTCCAATATATGACACATAGCTCTTTCAGCTTCATCTGACAATGAATGTTCCATATCACAAGCTTGTATATGGACATTTTCAGGTTTTACGTTTAATACATCAGTGAGAAATTTTTCAAGTATTCTATGTTTTCTTGTGATTTTTTGAGCTACTTTAAATCCTTTATCTGATAAGTTAGCACCTTTATATGGAATATAGTTAATATAACCTAAATCTTCTAATTTTTTTAGCATCTGAGTAACACTACCAGGAGCTATCTCTAACATTTTAGAAATTTTTGTTGTTGAAACATAGGTTTCTTTATCTCC contains the following coding sequences:
- a CDS encoding aspartate kinase, with the protein product MELKIAKFGGTSIGNGKKIRKAAQSVVNEYMKGNKVVVVVSAINKTTDNLIKIVKDSVDSNVTDKQMAEILSMGEMTSVRVMSSVIESLGVKSEYIDPYSDEWPLLTNNKVLEAKIDFKASELMSKELNRILDQGIIPVVCGFLGKGPDGEITTLGRGGSDITAFLLGHSLNADEVIIVTDVDGVMSTDPNKIQKAKKLDKISVEEMRDLATHGAQVLHPHALKYKDPLINAKIISHEYGDLSNPGTTIVGPYEGEMMKTTILYPEPISVVAIVGDGMLKKPGLLSKITTILAKNDINIFGISAGQNSVTIFINKKNSDEAYHLLHDMVIDSEELSSLSLGKEIAMLTLVSPDFIETPGIISDITVPLRENNINIVEISSSQTAVVIFVELADGEKAFELVKDVLE
- a CDS encoding metal-dependent transcriptional regulator — its product is MSNKELSENIEEYLEVLYKYGDKETYVSTTKISKMLEIAPGSVTQMLKKLEDLGYINYIPYKGANLSDKGFKVAQKITRKHRILEKFLTDVLNVKPENVHIQACDMEHSLSDEAERAMCHILEHPDFCPDEKPIPPCDFDFSSCQDCVNEEKDIEEIGVRKSNLISIVDLYTNEKAEVSFIRGNSDVLKNLMSLGIAIGTQVKLNEIDENKSSLNISVNGTDIELPGNIANNIFVSIL